One genomic segment of Pedobacter endophyticus includes these proteins:
- a CDS encoding SDR family oxidoreductase gives MILVTGATGHLGSAIVAQLLEKIPANEIVGLARSKEKAEVLREKGVRISIGNLDDAASLKKATEGIEKIVLISTIDHHRYQQHKNLIDAAKKSGVKHIAYTSAYIKDVATSPVKAHLESHFQTEDYLKERGLTYSIFRNSLYMDMIPVYVSDKVFEEGIFLPAGDGKVAYALRREMGEAIANELVQNNGENKNYELTGAELYSYEDIAQALTELSGKEITYTNADPVKFSEILKQLGVPERMVMVASGFTTDIRNHQYEIISNDLEYLLGRKPALLKQALQELYVTQLFK, from the coding sequence ATGATATTAGTAACGGGAGCTACAGGACATTTGGGTTCAGCAATAGTGGCGCAATTATTAGAGAAAATTCCAGCTAACGAAATAGTCGGTTTGGCAAGAAGCAAGGAAAAAGCAGAAGTATTGAGAGAAAAAGGTGTCCGGATAAGTATTGGTAATTTAGACGATGCCGCTTCATTGAAAAAAGCTACGGAAGGTATCGAAAAGATCGTATTGATTTCTACCATTGATCATCACCGTTATCAGCAGCACAAAAACCTAATCGATGCAGCAAAAAAATCGGGCGTTAAACATATTGCCTACACCAGTGCTTATATCAAAGATGTGGCAACTTCTCCGGTAAAAGCTCATCTTGAAAGTCATTTTCAAACCGAAGATTATCTGAAGGAAAGAGGTTTGACCTATAGCATATTTCGCAACTCTTTATATATGGATATGATCCCTGTGTATGTAAGTGACAAGGTGTTTGAGGAAGGGATATTTTTACCTGCTGGCGATGGAAAAGTAGCCTATGCGCTCCGCCGCGAAATGGGAGAAGCCATTGCTAACGAATTAGTGCAAAATAATGGCGAAAATAAAAACTACGAATTGACCGGTGCTGAATTGTATTCTTATGAAGATATAGCGCAGGCACTAACGGAATTATCGGGCAAAGAAATTACATATACCAATGCCGATCCTGTAAAATTCTCCGAAATACTAAAACAATTGGGCGTACCGGAACGGATGGTTATGGTGGCATCTGGCTTTACCACAGATATTAGAAATCATCAGTATGAAATCATTAGTAATGATCTGGAGTATTTACTGGGAAGAAAACCTGCTTTATTAAAGCAAGCACTCCAAGAATTATATGTCACCCAATTATTTAAGTGA
- a CDS encoding helix-turn-helix domain-containing protein, giving the protein MSADREANVLKEQFIPDTIFLFVAKGTIQTYDGNKKSIFRTGDAIIAQKNRLAKYELPDEKDAFEPIVFCFDEDFLREFKAKHNIQPNGSLIGDSFVKLPKNKFINSFITSIKPYHKGIMELEKEFETVKYEELLLILLKVNPELADSLFDFRKPGKIDLEAFMNKHYAFNVSNERFATLTGRSLSAFKRDFKTIFNDTPSHWLVKKRLEEAHFLINKEGRKPKDFYLELGFESLSHFSVAYKNKFGYAPSRQADK; this is encoded by the coding sequence ATGAGTGCAGACAGAGAAGCCAATGTATTGAAAGAACAGTTTATACCGGATACCATATTTCTATTTGTGGCAAAAGGAACGATACAGACCTACGATGGAAATAAAAAATCCATTTTCAGAACAGGAGATGCCATCATTGCCCAAAAGAACAGGTTGGCAAAGTATGAATTACCAGACGAAAAGGACGCTTTTGAACCCATTGTGTTCTGCTTCGACGAAGATTTTTTGAGAGAATTTAAAGCAAAGCATAACATACAGCCCAATGGTAGCCTTATCGGGGACAGTTTTGTAAAGCTTCCAAAAAATAAGTTCATCAATAGTTTCATCACCTCCATAAAGCCCTACCATAAAGGAATTATGGAACTCGAAAAAGAATTTGAAACTGTGAAATACGAAGAACTGCTCCTCATTCTCTTGAAAGTAAATCCGGAGTTGGCGGATTCGCTGTTCGATTTCCGAAAACCTGGAAAGATTGATCTGGAAGCCTTTATGAACAAACACTATGCTTTTAATGTAAGTAACGAAAGGTTTGCCACATTGACCGGCAGAAGCTTATCGGCGTTCAAAAGAGATTTTAAGACGATCTTCAATGATACGCCCAGCCATTGGCTGGTTAAGAAACGGTTGGAAGAAGCGCATTTTTTGATTAATAAGGAAGGTAGAAAACCCAAAGATTTCTATCTCGAATTGGGCTTTGAAAGCTTATCGCATTTTTCAGTAGCTTATAAAAATAAGTTTGGATATGCACCATCCAGGCAAGCAGATAAATGA
- a CDS encoding helix-turn-helix domain-containing protein, with protein MANKKPDRIKSISEFHRVRGLPKPEHPLISVVAMDDFTDLSDPQALNAVFDFYFIALKRMKGLKYKYGQQHYDFEDDGVLFFMSPNQVLNIEIIEEENSEETSGWILLIHPDFIWNMPLAKTIKQYEFFEYAVNEALFLSEKEEKTLNGIVKNIKNEYHSNIDNFSQNIIISHIEALLNYSERFYHRQFITRKKASHQILDIMEKLLADYFINDDLISKGLPTAQYLSNKLNVSVSYLSRLLKVLTGQTTQQHIHDKLIEKAKEKLSTTDLSVSEIAYELGFEHSQSFSKLFKNKTNQSPLEFRASFN; from the coding sequence ATGGCAAATAAAAAACCAGATAGAATAAAATCAATCAGCGAATTTCATCGGGTAAGAGGTCTGCCCAAGCCCGAACACCCTTTGATTAGTGTAGTTGCAATGGATGATTTTACTGACCTGTCCGACCCACAGGCTTTGAATGCGGTATTTGATTTTTATTTCATTGCTTTGAAACGTATGAAAGGTTTGAAGTATAAATATGGACAACAGCACTACGATTTTGAAGATGATGGCGTGCTGTTTTTTATGTCGCCAAATCAGGTGCTCAATATTGAAATTATTGAAGAAGAAAATTCCGAAGAAACATCAGGTTGGATTTTACTTATACACCCCGATTTTATTTGGAATATGCCACTTGCAAAAACAATAAAACAATACGAGTTTTTTGAATACGCTGTAAATGAAGCATTATTTCTTTCAGAAAAAGAGGAAAAAACGCTAAATGGAATTGTAAAGAATATTAAGAATGAGTATCATTCCAATATTGACAATTTCAGTCAAAATATTATCATTTCACATATTGAAGCTTTACTAAATTACTCCGAACGCTTTTACCATAGACAATTCATTACACGCAAAAAAGCTAGTCATCAAATCCTCGATATTATGGAAAAATTGCTTGCCGATTATTTCATTAATGATGATTTAATTTCAAAAGGTTTGCCGACCGCCCAATATCTTTCAAACAAACTAAATGTATCTGTAAGTTATTTAAGCCGTTTGCTTAAAGTCCTCACGGGGCAGACCACGCAACAACACATTCATGACAAATTGATTGAAAAAGCAAAAGAAAAACTATCCACGACAGACTTATCAGTCAGCGAAATTGCCTACGAACTGGGTTTTGAGCATTCGCAGAGTTTCAGTAAATTATTTAAAAACAAAACGAATCAAAGTCCTTTGGAATTCAGGGCTTCGTTTAATTGA
- a CDS encoding SDR family oxidoreductase, with translation MENKETVLVTGATGFVGMQIILQLLEKGYTVKATVRDVKSEGKVRETLRKNNVRSLEKLSFVAAELTQDNNWEEAMQGCNYVLSVASPIFFDTPKNEEEAFRPAREGILRILKYAKKASVKRVVMTSNFGAVGFTQTDKSRETTEADWTDTRNNAVSVYERSKTLAEKAAWEFIRTDGGNLEFATINPVAILGPSLDAHVSGSFHLLQNLLNGKMKAIPNIPLNIVDVRDVADLHIKAMEIPEANEKRFIVSADGQISLPEIAELLKRERPELSRKVSSKRVPNFVLSIASLFNHQAKEGVLLAKMNRNLSTRNAKSILNWKPVATQEETILAAVDTLKKYDLL, from the coding sequence ATGGAAAATAAAGAAACCGTACTGGTTACTGGGGCAACCGGGTTTGTGGGAATGCAAATCATCCTGCAACTGTTAGAAAAGGGCTATACCGTGAAAGCCACGGTAAGGGATGTTAAAAGTGAAGGTAAGGTCAGAGAGACCCTTCGCAAAAATAACGTCCGATCCTTAGAAAAACTTTCGTTTGTTGCGGCTGAACTCACCCAGGACAATAATTGGGAAGAAGCGATGCAGGGCTGCAACTATGTACTGAGTGTAGCATCGCCCATATTTTTTGACACACCCAAAAATGAAGAAGAAGCCTTTCGCCCTGCCAGGGAAGGGATTTTGCGTATTTTGAAATATGCTAAAAAAGCCAGCGTAAAAAGAGTGGTGATGACCTCCAATTTTGGCGCCGTGGGTTTCACGCAAACTGACAAGTCCCGGGAAACTACCGAAGCCGACTGGACAGACACCCGGAACAATGCAGTTTCAGTGTATGAACGATCTAAAACCTTAGCGGAAAAAGCTGCTTGGGAGTTCATCAGAACAGACGGCGGCAACCTGGAATTTGCCACTATTAATCCCGTGGCTATCTTGGGTCCATCACTGGATGCACACGTTTCGGGCAGTTTTCACCTGCTGCAAAATTTATTAAATGGAAAGATGAAAGCTATTCCGAACATTCCTCTGAACATTGTGGATGTAAGGGATGTAGCTGATCTGCATATCAAGGCGATGGAGATACCGGAAGCCAACGAAAAGCGTTTTATTGTTTCGGCCGATGGCCAGATCTCGTTGCCCGAAATCGCTGAACTTTTAAAAAGAGAAAGACCCGAACTGTCGCGAAAAGTTTCGTCCAAAAGAGTGCCCAACTTCGTGCTTAGCATAGCATCCTTGTTTAATCATCAGGCCAAAGAGGGTGTATTGCTGGCCAAAATGAACCGCAATCTGAGTACCCGAAACGCCAAGAGCATCCTTAACTGGAAGCCTGTTGCAACCCAGGAGGAAACGATACTGGCCGCGGTAGACACACTGAAGAAATATGATTTACTCTAA
- a CDS encoding SDR family NAD(P)-dependent oxidoreductase codes for MITGASKGIGASIAKYYAAEGEKVVVNYASSKEGADKVVAENESRGDIAIALQGDVSKSAEVVELFLTTTCQ; via the coding sequence ATCATCACAGGAGCATCAAAAGGTATCGGAGCGTCTATTGCTAAGTATTATGCAGCGGAAGGCGAAAAAGTTGTTGTGAATTATGCCTCAAGCAAAGAAGGCGCGGATAAAGTTGTTGCCGAAAATGAATCACGAGGTGATATAGCCATCGCATTGCAAGGTGATGTGTCGAAATCTGCAGAGGTAGTTGAACTTTTTTTGACAACCACCTGCCAATAA
- a CDS encoding winged helix-turn-helix transcriptional regulator, which produces MRDKSKLTEACRQNIQAVKDTQDLLSGKWKCCILGMLYFSGKARFMEIHRHIDGIAPKVLSKELKDLEMNHLVKRTVQDTMPITVEYELTAHGESLKPVIEAMEKWGKSYRNNIIVENNK; this is translated from the coding sequence ATGAGGGATAAATCAAAATTGACCGAGGCTTGTCGGCAAAATATTCAGGCAGTAAAAGACACCCAGGATCTATTGAGCGGTAAATGGAAATGCTGCATTTTGGGCATGTTATATTTCAGTGGCAAAGCACGCTTTATGGAAATACATCGCCATATTGACGGTATTGCGCCCAAAGTGCTTTCCAAAGAATTAAAGGATCTGGAAATGAACCATCTTGTAAAACGCACGGTGCAGGATACGATGCCCATTACTGTAGAATACGAATTAACAGCGCACGGTGAAAGCCTTAAACCAGTTATTGAAGCGATGGAAAAATGGGGCAAATCTTACAGAAACAATATCATTGTAGAAAATAATAAATAG
- a CDS encoding HNH endonuclease — protein sequence MKDVKGKQPWELVMMARRRKTLAICHGCHRNIHDGKYDC from the coding sequence ATGAAGGATGTCAAAGGGAAACAACCTTGGGAGTTAGTAATGATGGCAAGGAGAAGAAAGACCTTGGCAATATGTCACGGTTGCCACAGAAATATTCACGATGGAAAGTATGACTGCTAA
- a CDS encoding response regulator transcription factor encodes METGTTKQEITLAFINDKSPILDLTCNDLIASGLEVIFRSYNIEDGLSQLSALKELPAVCIIDIDFYNKNALAQLQKLTTQYPSIKLIAHTDIDEEKIANTLFDIGFSSYILIGNDSEDFKRAISRLTLGQH; translated from the coding sequence ATGGAAACTGGTACAACGAAACAAGAAATTACCCTCGCCTTCATCAATGATAAAAGTCCAATTTTGGATTTGACCTGTAACGACCTCATAGCTTCAGGGCTTGAAGTAATATTTCGTTCGTATAACATTGAAGATGGATTATCACAATTGTCCGCCCTCAAAGAACTTCCCGCAGTTTGTATTATTGACATTGATTTCTACAACAAGAATGCGCTGGCACAGCTTCAAAAATTAACAACGCAATATCCATCCATTAAGCTGATTGCGCACACTGATATTGACGAGGAGAAAATTGCCAATACTCTTTTTGATATTGGCTTTTCCAGTTATATATTGATAGGGAATGATTCTGAAGATTTTAAAAGAGCGATAAGCAGACTTACACTTGGTCAACACTAA
- a CDS encoding SDR family oxidoreductase: MQTIFITGASSGFGKETAKLFQAKGWNVIATMRSPEKEHELTKLENILVLELDVQDENSIKTAVQKGIEKYGKIDALLNNAGFAVMGIFETASEEQIQNQYDVNVFGMMRTTKAILPFMRTQAKGVIVNISSVAGRVGLPFASIYESSKFAVEGFSEALHFEVGNFGIKVKIIEPGSSPTNFGNARKSTDNDIADYNPFLGKFFENYPKKTAQCKTATLQEVAETIYNAVTDKRDKLRYIIGEDCQFFVDTKDGNLEENYIQAIQAFFE; this comes from the coding sequence ATGCAGACAATCTTCATCACAGGGGCTTCATCGGGTTTCGGTAAGGAAACCGCCAAACTATTTCAAGCAAAGGGTTGGAATGTAATAGCCACAATGCGTTCGCCTGAAAAGGAACATGAATTAACGAAGTTAGAGAACATTTTAGTTTTGGAGTTAGACGTTCAAGACGAAAACTCTATCAAAACAGCTGTTCAGAAAGGAATAGAAAAATATGGAAAAATTGACGCGTTACTGAACAATGCTGGTTTTGCCGTAATGGGCATTTTTGAAACAGCTAGCGAAGAACAAATCCAAAATCAATATGACGTGAATGTTTTCGGGATGATGCGAACAACAAAAGCTATATTGCCTTTTATGCGAACTCAGGCAAAAGGCGTAATTGTCAATATTTCATCGGTTGCGGGACGAGTGGGATTACCTTTCGCAAGCATTTATGAAAGTTCAAAATTTGCAGTTGAAGGCTTCTCGGAGGCATTACATTTCGAAGTTGGCAATTTTGGAATTAAAGTAAAGATCATTGAGCCAGGTTCATCACCAACCAATTTTGGAAATGCCAGAAAAAGTACAGATAATGACATTGCTGATTACAATCCGTTTTTGGGAAAGTTCTTTGAAAATTATCCAAAGAAAACGGCACAGTGCAAAACCGCCACACTGCAAGAAGTAGCCGAAACAATTTACAACGCTGTTACAGACAAAAGAGATAAATTAAGGTATATAATTGGTGAAGATTGTCAGTTTTTTGTGGACACCAAAGACGGGAATCTCGAAGAAAATTACATCCAAGCCATCCAAGCCTTTTTCGAATAG
- a CDS encoding type IA DNA topoisomerase — protein MLLQVSHYDFAAKGCKIQEAGWRSIKGSFTDDGEEPVQELPELHKGDELIIKEASVLEKQTKPPVLYTEAGLLSAMETAGKEIENEEERKALKNIGIGTPAARAAIIKTLFTRNYILRDKSSLIPTEKGLQVYELVKERKIADVAMTAEWELALQKIENNEADARTFQKEMETYAKSITDELLQTSIASTNQPKLTCPRCKSQQLIIRDKIVKCPDEACNWVQFRTVCGVQISIENVTSLVNKGKTSLIKGMTSKAGKKFDAYIVLKENAENLSHKILAVLCTYPCASVSGCRQSWKGRQT, from the coding sequence TTGTTATTACAGGTATCGCATTACGACTTTGCGGCAAAAGGCTGTAAAATTCAGGAAGCCGGTTGGCGTTCCATAAAAGGTAGTTTTACCGATGACGGCGAAGAGCCAGTGCAAGAACTACCCGAACTGCATAAAGGCGACGAACTTATCATAAAAGAAGCCTCCGTTTTGGAAAAGCAGACAAAACCACCAGTGCTTTACACCGAAGCCGGGCTTTTGTCCGCTATGGAAACTGCCGGAAAAGAAATCGAAAATGAAGAAGAGCGTAAAGCCCTCAAAAATATTGGTATCGGTACGCCTGCAGCAAGAGCCGCCATTATCAAAACACTGTTTACCCGTAATTATATCCTACGGGATAAAAGCTCTTTAATCCCTACCGAAAAAGGATTGCAGGTTTATGAGCTGGTCAAAGAACGCAAGATTGCAGACGTAGCAATGACCGCCGAATGGGAATTGGCATTGCAGAAAATTGAAAACAACGAAGCGGATGCCAGAACATTCCAAAAAGAAATGGAAACCTATGCCAAATCCATTACCGATGAATTATTGCAAACTTCTATTGCAAGTACCAATCAACCCAAACTGACCTGTCCAAGATGCAAAAGTCAACAACTCATCATCCGTGACAAGATAGTGAAATGCCCTGATGAGGCTTGTAATTGGGTACAATTCCGCACTGTCTGCGGTGTGCAAATCAGTATTGAAAATGTAACAAGCCTTGTCAATAAAGGCAAAACCTCTCTTATCAAAGGAATGACAAGTAAAGCCGGAAAGAAATTCGATGCTTATATCGTACTGAAAGAAAATGCCGAAAATTTATCACATAAAATTTTGGCTGTACTTTGTACTTATCCCTGTGCTTCAGTAAGTGGTTGTAGGCAATCGTGGAAAGGTCGTCAAACTTGA
- a CDS encoding SDR family oxidoreductase, with protein MKIILTGSLGNISKPLAKELIAKRHSVTVISGNPEKQKEIEALGAHASIGKLEDLPFLINSFMGADAVYCMIPMNMNEANQQAYMHKIANNYVQAIKEAEVKRVVFLSGWSADLVKGENAENIFTEQLNVPITIMRPGAFYTNFYFSMDMIKGKGIIGKFLTLRYLGLKALLKGETGLLMGNYGGDDKIVFVSPKDIAEAIAEELVNPPTEKVKIRYVGSEEMTCNEAAKIIGSAVGKPYLKWVLISDKEMLQGLKMAKMPQEIAQTMVEMQSVMHSGTPLKNFHKNNPKMGKVKLTEFAKEFAKAYNQQ; from the coding sequence ATGAAAATCATACTCACTGGTTCATTAGGTAACATTAGCAAACCACTTGCAAAAGAATTGATTGCAAAAAGACATTCGGTAACTGTTATTAGCGGCAATCCAGAAAAACAAAAAGAAATAGAAGCATTAGGAGCACATGCTTCTATTGGTAAACTGGAAGATTTACCTTTTCTTATAAATAGCTTTATGGGTGCAGACGCAGTATATTGTATGATACCAATGAATATGAACGAAGCCAACCAACAAGCCTATATGCACAAAATAGCCAACAATTATGTGCAGGCAATAAAGGAAGCAGAGGTAAAACGTGTAGTGTTTTTAAGCGGTTGGTCGGCTGATTTGGTTAAAGGTGAAAATGCTGAAAACATTTTCACCGAACAGCTTAATGTGCCAATTACCATTATGCGACCCGGAGCTTTCTACACCAACTTTTATTTTTCTATGGATATGATAAAAGGCAAAGGTATTATTGGGAAATTTTTGACACTTCGTTATTTGGGATTAAAGGCTTTGCTCAAAGGAGAAACAGGGTTACTAATGGGGAATTATGGCGGGGACGACAAAATCGTTTTTGTTTCACCAAAAGATATTGCAGAGGCAATTGCAGAAGAATTGGTAAATCCGCCAACAGAAAAAGTAAAAATCCGCTATGTAGGAAGCGAAGAAATGACTTGTAACGAAGCCGCAAAAATTATCGGTTCGGCTGTCGGAAAACCTTATTTGAAATGGGTCTTGATTTCGGATAAAGAAATGTTGCAAGGATTAAAAATGGCAAAAATGCCGCAAGAAATTGCACAAACTATGGTAGAAATGCAGTCAGTTATGCACAGCGGAACACCGCTTAAAAATTTCCACAAGAACAATCCAAAAATGGGAAAAGTAAAATTGACAGAGTTTGCAAAGGAATTTGCAAAAGCATACAATCAACAATAA
- a CDS encoding winged helix-turn-helix transcriptional regulator, translating into MAKHFQQQHKEEMRAVQDSMDVLNGKWKIPIISSICYYNKRRFSDILHDVEGISNRMLSKELKELEINQLIVRTIQDTQPITVEYTLTDHGKTLQTIINNLTDWGIQHRKKIVGR; encoded by the coding sequence ATGGCAAAGCACTTTCAACAACAGCACAAGGAAGAAATGCGAGCTGTCCAGGATTCGATGGATGTACTTAATGGAAAATGGAAAATACCGATTATTTCATCGATTTGCTACTACAACAAAAGACGTTTTTCGGATATCTTACATGATGTAGAAGGTATTTCAAACCGTATGTTGAGTAAGGAATTAAAAGAATTGGAAATCAATCAGCTGATTGTTAGAACTATTCAAGATACACAGCCGATTACTGTAGAATATACTCTTACCGACCACGGAAAGACTTTGCAAACAATTATCAATAACCTAACAGATTGGGGCATCCAGCATAGAAAAAAGATTGTAGGTAGGTAG
- a CDS encoding helix-turn-helix domain-containing protein, protein MTADNIGNLQEFYSKMGIEEKSIGAAQGFTIHRVQHSIKVLPFRSQSFRPDYYNFLFSKDGDGSYTIDEKYFPVNNRTIYFTNPGNFRTFEWARLSDACLITFDEAFLKEYVYADIFQQFPYLLTETVRPRTLSTDQYARVERLYTLIETEFMSQSPFRNRIIGSLLVALLHVVKEYCYLDYNPIYEGNRSSQIVKSFKIDLDGYFRDILDTGSEQQIRVQYFADKQNLHVNYLSQVISNKTGRSMLQWINEKAISTAKVLLQDNAFSIKEISYRMGFVESAHFSNYFKKHSGESPASYRKNHFS, encoded by the coding sequence ATGACGGCAGATAACATCGGAAACTTACAGGAATTTTATAGTAAAATGGGCATCGAAGAGAAGTCTATCGGAGCAGCGCAAGGCTTTACCATTCACCGTGTTCAGCATTCTATCAAGGTTTTGCCTTTCCGGTCGCAAAGTTTCAGACCCGATTATTATAATTTTCTTTTCAGTAAGGATGGCGATGGGAGTTATACGATTGATGAGAAATATTTTCCGGTAAATAACCGCACAATTTACTTTACCAATCCGGGTAATTTCCGCACTTTTGAATGGGCTAGGCTTTCTGATGCCTGCCTGATAACCTTTGATGAAGCGTTCCTGAAAGAATACGTTTATGCAGACATTTTTCAGCAGTTTCCCTACCTGCTTACCGAAACCGTGCGTCCACGGACTTTAAGTACCGACCAATATGCCCGTGTGGAAAGACTTTATACCTTGATTGAAACAGAATTTATGTCCCAATCGCCTTTTCGCAACCGCATCATCGGAAGTCTGCTGGTAGCTCTTTTACACGTTGTCAAAGAATATTGTTATCTAGATTACAACCCCATTTACGAAGGCAACAGAAGCTCACAGATAGTTAAAAGCTTTAAAATCGACCTGGATGGTTATTTCAGGGATATTTTAGATACCGGGTCAGAACAGCAGATACGGGTACAATATTTCGCAGATAAGCAAAATCTGCACGTCAACTATCTGTCCCAGGTCATCAGCAATAAGACAGGAAGATCTATGCTGCAGTGGATTAATGAAAAGGCAATCTCAACAGCAAAAGTCCTGTTGCAGGATAACGCATTCAGTATCAAAGAGATTTCTTACCGGATGGGATTTGTCGAAAGTGCTCACTTTAGTAATTATTTTAAAAAACATAGCGGCGAAAGCCCTGCTAGCTATCGCAAAAATCATTTCAGCTAA
- a CDS encoding SDR family NAD(P)-dependent oxidoreductase: protein MNFTNKKVIITGGTTGIGFATAKAFINAGATVWITGRNNENLTKAASKIASENLQTLVADTSHMQGIETLEHVVISQDIKIDILFLNAGLAVFSGIEDVTEADFDLQFNTNVKGHFFTLQKLIPHLAEGANVLFTSSTVATAANLGSSIYSATKGALNKIAQVAANELAHRSIRINMISPGPVKTEGFDSAVTTDEAKNHLTSSVALNRLGHPDEIADTVLFLASEKASFITGTELLVDGGYTTFARK from the coding sequence ATGAATTTTACAAACAAAAAAGTTATCATCACAGGTGGTACAACAGGAATAGGGTTTGCAACCGCTAAAGCTTTTATCAATGCTGGTGCAACTGTATGGATTACAGGAAGAAATAACGAAAACCTTACTAAGGCAGCATCTAAAATTGCCAGCGAAAATCTCCAAACTTTGGTTGCAGATACATCACATATGCAAGGAATTGAAACTTTGGAACATGTAGTCATTTCACAGGACATTAAGATAGATATATTGTTTCTGAATGCTGGTCTGGCTGTATTTTCAGGGATTGAGGATGTGACTGAAGCCGATTTTGACCTGCAATTCAACACCAATGTAAAGGGACATTTTTTTACGCTCCAAAAATTAATTCCTCATCTGGCAGAAGGTGCTAACGTATTATTTACGTCTTCTACGGTAGCCACCGCAGCAAATTTGGGATCAAGCATCTATTCTGCGACAAAAGGTGCTTTAAACAAAATTGCTCAAGTAGCGGCAAACGAATTAGCGCATAGAAGTATACGGATAAATATGATCAGCCCTGGTCCTGTAAAAACAGAAGGTTTTGATAGCGCGGTTACGACAGATGAAGCCAAAAATCATTTAACCTCATCGGTTGCGTTAAATCGTTTGGGGCATCCTGATGAAATCGCTGATACTGTATTATTTTTAGCTTCCGAAAAAGCCAGCTTTATAACAGGGACCGAGCTATTAGTCGATGGTGGTTATACAACATTTGCGAGAAAATAA
- a CDS encoding winged helix-turn-helix transcriptional regulator → MAKDEKRFQEKVKAIQDTMFVLGGKWKLPIILSIYSGNKRFNDISNSIPQITNRVLSKELKHLEENLLIKRTVIDNYPVKIEYSVTDYSYGLEEVILPMESWGKKHRNKIKGK, encoded by the coding sequence ATGGCAAAAGATGAAAAGCGGTTTCAAGAAAAAGTCAAGGCCATTCAAGACACCATGTTTGTGCTTGGTGGAAAATGGAAACTACCTATAATACTTTCTATTTACAGCGGAAACAAGCGATTTAATGATATTTCTAATTCCATTCCACAGATTACGAACCGTGTTTTATCCAAAGAATTAAAACATTTAGAGGAAAACTTATTGATTAAACGAACCGTGATTGACAATTATCCTGTAAAAATTGAATATTCCGTTACCGATTATTCTTATGGACTTGAAGAAGTAATTTTACCGATGGAAAGTTGGGGTAAAAAGCATCGGAACAAAATCAAAGGGAAATAG
- a CDS encoding helix-turn-helix domain-containing protein — MLSSTSLSFSEIACQLGFEQPQSFNRLFKSKTNQTPLEFRASFN; from the coding sequence ATGCTAAGCTCCACATCACTTTCCTTTTCCGAAATCGCTTGCCAATTAGGATTTGAACAACCTCAATCGTTCAACAGATTATTCAAATCCAAAACAAATCAAACGCCATTGGAATTTCGGGCAAGCTTTAATTAG
- a CDS encoding YWFCY domain-containing protein: MRAVSILLVLMHLYWFCYGFFFTTWLDVRSNQQDIGQFRPVRWLAKRQKVFWKGLVKYYRNAKV; this comes from the coding sequence ATGCGGGCAGTCAGTATTCTTTTGGTACTGATGCACCTTTATTGGTTCTGCTACGGTTTTTTTTTTACAACGTGGTTGGACGTTAGAAGTAATCAACAGGATATTGGGCAATTTCGACCGGTCAGGTGGTTGGCGAAACGGCAAAAAGTCTTTTGGAAGGGTTTGGTAAAGTATTACAGAAACGCCAAAGTATGA